A genomic stretch from Hemibagrus wyckioides isolate EC202008001 linkage group LG02, SWU_Hwy_1.0, whole genome shotgun sequence includes:
- the smarce1 gene encoding SWI/SNF-related matrix-associated actin-dependent regulator of chromatin subfamily E member 1 isoform X6 — MSKRPSYAPPPAPAPTTNSSGITVPKPPKPPDKPLMPYMRYSRKVWDQVKASNPDLKLWEIGKIIGGMWRDLTDEEKQDYLNEYEAEKIEYNDSLKAYHNSPAYLAYVNAKNRAEAALEEESRQRQSRLDKGEPYMSIQPAEDPDDYDDGFSLKHTAAARFHRNHRLISDILSEVVVPDVRSVVTTARMQVLKRQVQSLMVHQRKLEAELLQIEDRHQEKKRRFLESTDSFNNELKRLCSLKVEVDMEKLAAEMAAAEEAARRRVEEREREREKEREREKEREMEAEKTERATEEEQPGASGPNSSELNTSTDSKEQDKPSPMETDEPRADVSEGQQECEERTVEKPEQAESGLDEGASDSNPPLERENSTESAPSDTAPEERAPAAPQ; from the exons ATGTCAA AACGACCGTCTTACGCCCCGCCCCCTGCTCCGGCCCCCACTACA AATTCCTCGGGGATTACGGTTCCTAAGCCGCCCAAACCCCCCGATAAGCCTCTGATGCCCTACATGCGGTACAGCCGGAAG GTTTGGGACCAGGTGAAAGCCTCTAACCCTGATTTGAAGCTGTGGGAGATTGGGAAGATCATTGGAGGCATGTGGAGGGACCTCACTGATGAGGAAAAGCAAGATTACTTAAACGAGTATGAAGCTGAGAAG ATTGAATATAACGACTCCCTGAAAGCGTACCACAACTCTCCGGCGTACCTAGCATACGTGAATGCTAAGAACCGGGCCGAAGCGGCTCTAGAGGAGGAGAGCAGGCAGAGGCAGTCCCGCCTGGATAAAGGAGAGCCTTACATGAGCATCCAGCCAGCTGAAGATCCTGATG ATTATGACGACGGATTCTCTTTGAAGCACACAGCAGCAGCTCGATTTCATAGGAACCACCGTCTGATCAGCGATATCCTGAGTGAGGTGGTGGTGCCTGACGTGCGTTCAGTGGTCACTACGGCACGTATGCAAGTGCTCAAACGCCAGGTCCAGTCCCTCATGGTGCACCAG agGAAACTGGAGGCGGAGCTGCTGCAGATAGAGGACAGACATCAGGAGAAGAAGAGGCGGTTCCTCGAGTCCACCGATTCCTTTAACAACGAGCTCAAACGG ctgtgcaGTCTGAAGGTGGAGGTGGACATGGAGAAGTTGGCAGCAGAGATGGCAGCAGCCGAAGAAGCTGCGAGACGGAGGGTGGAGGAGAGGGAAAGGGAacgagagaaggaaagagagcgagagaaagagcgagagatgGAGGCAGAGAAGACTGAAAGAGCTACAGAGGAAGAGCAGCCGGGAGCGAGTGGACCAAACAGCAGCGAGCTGAACACAAGCACTGACAGCAAGGAGCAGGACAAACCCAGTCCAATGGAGACAG ATGAACCTCGTGCTGATGTGTCTGAGGGCCAGCAGGAGTGTGAGGAGCGCACAGTGGAGAAACCAGAGCAAGCAGAGAGTGGGCTAGATGAGGGGGCAAGCGACAGTAATCCTCCcctagagagagaaaacagcacAGAGTCTGCACCCTCTGACACTGCACCAGAGGAGAGAGCCCCTGCTGCCCCCCAGTAA
- the smarce1 gene encoding SWI/SNF-related matrix-associated actin-dependent regulator of chromatin subfamily E member 1 isoform X2, with translation MSKRPSYAPPPAPAPTTQMPTTPGFVGYNPYSHLAYNNYRLGGNPGGNNRNSSGITVPKPPKPPDKPLMPYMRYSRKVSRKVWDQVKASNPDLKLWEIGKIIGGMWRDLTDEEKQDYLNEYEAEKIEYNDSLKAYHNSPAYLAYVNAKNRAEAALEEESRQRQSRLDKGEPYMSIQPAEDPDDYDDGFSLKHTAAARFHRNHRLISDILSEVVVPDVRSVVTTARMQVLKRQVQSLMVHQRKLEAELLQIEDRHQEKKRRFLESTDSFNNELKRLCSLKVEVDMEKLAAEMAAAEEAARRRVEEREREREKEREREKEREMEAEKTERATEEEQPGASGPNSSELNTSTDSKEQDKPSPMETDEPRADVSEGQQECEERTVEKPEQAESGLDEGASDSNPPLERENSTESAPSDTAPEERAPAAPQ, from the exons ATGTCAA AACGACCGTCTTACGCCCCGCCCCCTGCTCCGGCCCCCACTACA CAAATGCCCACCACCCCTGGGTTTGTGGGGTACAACCCATACAGCCATCTGGCCTACAACAACTACAGGCTGGGAGGAAACCCCGGCGGAAACAACAGG AATTCCTCGGGGATTACGGTTCCTAAGCCGCCCAAACCCCCCGATAAGCCTCTGATGCCCTACATGCGGTACAGCCGGAAGGTAAGCAGGAAG GTTTGGGACCAGGTGAAAGCCTCTAACCCTGATTTGAAGCTGTGGGAGATTGGGAAGATCATTGGAGGCATGTGGAGGGACCTCACTGATGAGGAAAAGCAAGATTACTTAAACGAGTATGAAGCTGAGAAG ATTGAATATAACGACTCCCTGAAAGCGTACCACAACTCTCCGGCGTACCTAGCATACGTGAATGCTAAGAACCGGGCCGAAGCGGCTCTAGAGGAGGAGAGCAGGCAGAGGCAGTCCCGCCTGGATAAAGGAGAGCCTTACATGAGCATCCAGCCAGCTGAAGATCCTGATG ATTATGACGACGGATTCTCTTTGAAGCACACAGCAGCAGCTCGATTTCATAGGAACCACCGTCTGATCAGCGATATCCTGAGTGAGGTGGTGGTGCCTGACGTGCGTTCAGTGGTCACTACGGCACGTATGCAAGTGCTCAAACGCCAGGTCCAGTCCCTCATGGTGCACCAG agGAAACTGGAGGCGGAGCTGCTGCAGATAGAGGACAGACATCAGGAGAAGAAGAGGCGGTTCCTCGAGTCCACCGATTCCTTTAACAACGAGCTCAAACGG ctgtgcaGTCTGAAGGTGGAGGTGGACATGGAGAAGTTGGCAGCAGAGATGGCAGCAGCCGAAGAAGCTGCGAGACGGAGGGTGGAGGAGAGGGAAAGGGAacgagagaaggaaagagagcgagagaaagagcgagagatgGAGGCAGAGAAGACTGAAAGAGCTACAGAGGAAGAGCAGCCGGGAGCGAGTGGACCAAACAGCAGCGAGCTGAACACAAGCACTGACAGCAAGGAGCAGGACAAACCCAGTCCAATGGAGACAG ATGAACCTCGTGCTGATGTGTCTGAGGGCCAGCAGGAGTGTGAGGAGCGCACAGTGGAGAAACCAGAGCAAGCAGAGAGTGGGCTAGATGAGGGGGCAAGCGACAGTAATCCTCCcctagagagagaaaacagcacAGAGTCTGCACCCTCTGACACTGCACCAGAGGAGAGAGCCCCTGCTGCCCCCCAGTAA
- the smarce1 gene encoding SWI/SNF-related matrix-associated actin-dependent regulator of chromatin subfamily E member 1 isoform X3: MSKRPSYAPPPAPAPTTQMPTTPGFVGYNPYSHLAYNNYRLGGNPGGNNRVMNSSGITVPKPPKPPDKPLMPYMRYSRKVWDQVKASNPDLKLWEIGKIIGGMWRDLTDEEKQDYLNEYEAEKIEYNDSLKAYHNSPAYLAYVNAKNRAEAALEEESRQRQSRLDKGEPYMSIQPAEDPDDYDDGFSLKHTAAARFHRNHRLISDILSEVVVPDVRSVVTTARMQVLKRQVQSLMVHQRKLEAELLQIEDRHQEKKRRFLESTDSFNNELKRLCSLKVEVDMEKLAAEMAAAEEAARRRVEEREREREKEREREKEREMEAEKTERATEEEQPGASGPNSSELNTSTDSKEQDKPSPMETDEPRADVSEGQQECEERTVEKPEQAESGLDEGASDSNPPLERENSTESAPSDTAPEERAPAAPQ; this comes from the exons ATGTCAA AACGACCGTCTTACGCCCCGCCCCCTGCTCCGGCCCCCACTACA CAAATGCCCACCACCCCTGGGTTTGTGGGGTACAACCCATACAGCCATCTGGCCTACAACAACTACAGGCTGGGAGGAAACCCCGGCGGAAACAACAGGGTAATG AATTCCTCGGGGATTACGGTTCCTAAGCCGCCCAAACCCCCCGATAAGCCTCTGATGCCCTACATGCGGTACAGCCGGAAG GTTTGGGACCAGGTGAAAGCCTCTAACCCTGATTTGAAGCTGTGGGAGATTGGGAAGATCATTGGAGGCATGTGGAGGGACCTCACTGATGAGGAAAAGCAAGATTACTTAAACGAGTATGAAGCTGAGAAG ATTGAATATAACGACTCCCTGAAAGCGTACCACAACTCTCCGGCGTACCTAGCATACGTGAATGCTAAGAACCGGGCCGAAGCGGCTCTAGAGGAGGAGAGCAGGCAGAGGCAGTCCCGCCTGGATAAAGGAGAGCCTTACATGAGCATCCAGCCAGCTGAAGATCCTGATG ATTATGACGACGGATTCTCTTTGAAGCACACAGCAGCAGCTCGATTTCATAGGAACCACCGTCTGATCAGCGATATCCTGAGTGAGGTGGTGGTGCCTGACGTGCGTTCAGTGGTCACTACGGCACGTATGCAAGTGCTCAAACGCCAGGTCCAGTCCCTCATGGTGCACCAG agGAAACTGGAGGCGGAGCTGCTGCAGATAGAGGACAGACATCAGGAGAAGAAGAGGCGGTTCCTCGAGTCCACCGATTCCTTTAACAACGAGCTCAAACGG ctgtgcaGTCTGAAGGTGGAGGTGGACATGGAGAAGTTGGCAGCAGAGATGGCAGCAGCCGAAGAAGCTGCGAGACGGAGGGTGGAGGAGAGGGAAAGGGAacgagagaaggaaagagagcgagagaaagagcgagagatgGAGGCAGAGAAGACTGAAAGAGCTACAGAGGAAGAGCAGCCGGGAGCGAGTGGACCAAACAGCAGCGAGCTGAACACAAGCACTGACAGCAAGGAGCAGGACAAACCCAGTCCAATGGAGACAG ATGAACCTCGTGCTGATGTGTCTGAGGGCCAGCAGGAGTGTGAGGAGCGCACAGTGGAGAAACCAGAGCAAGCAGAGAGTGGGCTAGATGAGGGGGCAAGCGACAGTAATCCTCCcctagagagagaaaacagcacAGAGTCTGCACCCTCTGACACTGCACCAGAGGAGAGAGCCCCTGCTGCCCCCCAGTAA
- the smarce1 gene encoding SWI/SNF-related matrix-associated actin-dependent regulator of chromatin subfamily E member 1 isoform X4: protein MSKRPSYAPPPAPAPTTQMPTTPGFVGYNPYSHLAYNNYRLGGNPGGNNRNSSGITVPKPPKPPDKPLMPYMRYSRKVWDQVKASNPDLKLWEIGKIIGGMWRDLTDEEKQDYLNEYEAEKIEYNDSLKAYHNSPAYLAYVNAKNRAEAALEEESRQRQSRLDKGEPYMSIQPAEDPDDYDDGFSLKHTAAARFHRNHRLISDILSEVVVPDVRSVVTTARMQVLKRQVQSLMVHQRKLEAELLQIEDRHQEKKRRFLESTDSFNNELKRLCSLKVEVDMEKLAAEMAAAEEAARRRVEEREREREKEREREKEREMEAEKTERATEEEQPGASGPNSSELNTSTDSKEQDKPSPMETDEPRADVSEGQQECEERTVEKPEQAESGLDEGASDSNPPLERENSTESAPSDTAPEERAPAAPQ, encoded by the exons ATGTCAA AACGACCGTCTTACGCCCCGCCCCCTGCTCCGGCCCCCACTACA CAAATGCCCACCACCCCTGGGTTTGTGGGGTACAACCCATACAGCCATCTGGCCTACAACAACTACAGGCTGGGAGGAAACCCCGGCGGAAACAACAGG AATTCCTCGGGGATTACGGTTCCTAAGCCGCCCAAACCCCCCGATAAGCCTCTGATGCCCTACATGCGGTACAGCCGGAAG GTTTGGGACCAGGTGAAAGCCTCTAACCCTGATTTGAAGCTGTGGGAGATTGGGAAGATCATTGGAGGCATGTGGAGGGACCTCACTGATGAGGAAAAGCAAGATTACTTAAACGAGTATGAAGCTGAGAAG ATTGAATATAACGACTCCCTGAAAGCGTACCACAACTCTCCGGCGTACCTAGCATACGTGAATGCTAAGAACCGGGCCGAAGCGGCTCTAGAGGAGGAGAGCAGGCAGAGGCAGTCCCGCCTGGATAAAGGAGAGCCTTACATGAGCATCCAGCCAGCTGAAGATCCTGATG ATTATGACGACGGATTCTCTTTGAAGCACACAGCAGCAGCTCGATTTCATAGGAACCACCGTCTGATCAGCGATATCCTGAGTGAGGTGGTGGTGCCTGACGTGCGTTCAGTGGTCACTACGGCACGTATGCAAGTGCTCAAACGCCAGGTCCAGTCCCTCATGGTGCACCAG agGAAACTGGAGGCGGAGCTGCTGCAGATAGAGGACAGACATCAGGAGAAGAAGAGGCGGTTCCTCGAGTCCACCGATTCCTTTAACAACGAGCTCAAACGG ctgtgcaGTCTGAAGGTGGAGGTGGACATGGAGAAGTTGGCAGCAGAGATGGCAGCAGCCGAAGAAGCTGCGAGACGGAGGGTGGAGGAGAGGGAAAGGGAacgagagaaggaaagagagcgagagaaagagcgagagatgGAGGCAGAGAAGACTGAAAGAGCTACAGAGGAAGAGCAGCCGGGAGCGAGTGGACCAAACAGCAGCGAGCTGAACACAAGCACTGACAGCAAGGAGCAGGACAAACCCAGTCCAATGGAGACAG ATGAACCTCGTGCTGATGTGTCTGAGGGCCAGCAGGAGTGTGAGGAGCGCACAGTGGAGAAACCAGAGCAAGCAGAGAGTGGGCTAGATGAGGGGGCAAGCGACAGTAATCCTCCcctagagagagaaaacagcacAGAGTCTGCACCCTCTGACACTGCACCAGAGGAGAGAGCCCCTGCTGCCCCCCAGTAA
- the smarce1 gene encoding SWI/SNF-related matrix-associated actin-dependent regulator of chromatin subfamily E member 1 isoform X5 yields the protein MSKRPSYAPPPAPAPTTNSSGITVPKPPKPPDKPLMPYMRYSRKVSRKVWDQVKASNPDLKLWEIGKIIGGMWRDLTDEEKQDYLNEYEAEKIEYNDSLKAYHNSPAYLAYVNAKNRAEAALEEESRQRQSRLDKGEPYMSIQPAEDPDDYDDGFSLKHTAAARFHRNHRLISDILSEVVVPDVRSVVTTARMQVLKRQVQSLMVHQRKLEAELLQIEDRHQEKKRRFLESTDSFNNELKRLCSLKVEVDMEKLAAEMAAAEEAARRRVEEREREREKEREREKEREMEAEKTERATEEEQPGASGPNSSELNTSTDSKEQDKPSPMETDEPRADVSEGQQECEERTVEKPEQAESGLDEGASDSNPPLERENSTESAPSDTAPEERAPAAPQ from the exons ATGTCAA AACGACCGTCTTACGCCCCGCCCCCTGCTCCGGCCCCCACTACA AATTCCTCGGGGATTACGGTTCCTAAGCCGCCCAAACCCCCCGATAAGCCTCTGATGCCCTACATGCGGTACAGCCGGAAGGTAAGCAGGAAG GTTTGGGACCAGGTGAAAGCCTCTAACCCTGATTTGAAGCTGTGGGAGATTGGGAAGATCATTGGAGGCATGTGGAGGGACCTCACTGATGAGGAAAAGCAAGATTACTTAAACGAGTATGAAGCTGAGAAG ATTGAATATAACGACTCCCTGAAAGCGTACCACAACTCTCCGGCGTACCTAGCATACGTGAATGCTAAGAACCGGGCCGAAGCGGCTCTAGAGGAGGAGAGCAGGCAGAGGCAGTCCCGCCTGGATAAAGGAGAGCCTTACATGAGCATCCAGCCAGCTGAAGATCCTGATG ATTATGACGACGGATTCTCTTTGAAGCACACAGCAGCAGCTCGATTTCATAGGAACCACCGTCTGATCAGCGATATCCTGAGTGAGGTGGTGGTGCCTGACGTGCGTTCAGTGGTCACTACGGCACGTATGCAAGTGCTCAAACGCCAGGTCCAGTCCCTCATGGTGCACCAG agGAAACTGGAGGCGGAGCTGCTGCAGATAGAGGACAGACATCAGGAGAAGAAGAGGCGGTTCCTCGAGTCCACCGATTCCTTTAACAACGAGCTCAAACGG ctgtgcaGTCTGAAGGTGGAGGTGGACATGGAGAAGTTGGCAGCAGAGATGGCAGCAGCCGAAGAAGCTGCGAGACGGAGGGTGGAGGAGAGGGAAAGGGAacgagagaaggaaagagagcgagagaaagagcgagagatgGAGGCAGAGAAGACTGAAAGAGCTACAGAGGAAGAGCAGCCGGGAGCGAGTGGACCAAACAGCAGCGAGCTGAACACAAGCACTGACAGCAAGGAGCAGGACAAACCCAGTCCAATGGAGACAG ATGAACCTCGTGCTGATGTGTCTGAGGGCCAGCAGGAGTGTGAGGAGCGCACAGTGGAGAAACCAGAGCAAGCAGAGAGTGGGCTAGATGAGGGGGCAAGCGACAGTAATCCTCCcctagagagagaaaacagcacAGAGTCTGCACCCTCTGACACTGCACCAGAGGAGAGAGCCCCTGCTGCCCCCCAGTAA
- the smarce1 gene encoding SWI/SNF-related matrix-associated actin-dependent regulator of chromatin subfamily E member 1 isoform X1 yields the protein MSKRPSYAPPPAPAPTTQMPTTPGFVGYNPYSHLAYNNYRLGGNPGGNNRVMNSSGITVPKPPKPPDKPLMPYMRYSRKVSRKVWDQVKASNPDLKLWEIGKIIGGMWRDLTDEEKQDYLNEYEAEKIEYNDSLKAYHNSPAYLAYVNAKNRAEAALEEESRQRQSRLDKGEPYMSIQPAEDPDDYDDGFSLKHTAAARFHRNHRLISDILSEVVVPDVRSVVTTARMQVLKRQVQSLMVHQRKLEAELLQIEDRHQEKKRRFLESTDSFNNELKRLCSLKVEVDMEKLAAEMAAAEEAARRRVEEREREREKEREREKEREMEAEKTERATEEEQPGASGPNSSELNTSTDSKEQDKPSPMETDEPRADVSEGQQECEERTVEKPEQAESGLDEGASDSNPPLERENSTESAPSDTAPEERAPAAPQ from the exons ATGTCAA AACGACCGTCTTACGCCCCGCCCCCTGCTCCGGCCCCCACTACA CAAATGCCCACCACCCCTGGGTTTGTGGGGTACAACCCATACAGCCATCTGGCCTACAACAACTACAGGCTGGGAGGAAACCCCGGCGGAAACAACAGGGTAATG AATTCCTCGGGGATTACGGTTCCTAAGCCGCCCAAACCCCCCGATAAGCCTCTGATGCCCTACATGCGGTACAGCCGGAAGGTAAGCAGGAAG GTTTGGGACCAGGTGAAAGCCTCTAACCCTGATTTGAAGCTGTGGGAGATTGGGAAGATCATTGGAGGCATGTGGAGGGACCTCACTGATGAGGAAAAGCAAGATTACTTAAACGAGTATGAAGCTGAGAAG ATTGAATATAACGACTCCCTGAAAGCGTACCACAACTCTCCGGCGTACCTAGCATACGTGAATGCTAAGAACCGGGCCGAAGCGGCTCTAGAGGAGGAGAGCAGGCAGAGGCAGTCCCGCCTGGATAAAGGAGAGCCTTACATGAGCATCCAGCCAGCTGAAGATCCTGATG ATTATGACGACGGATTCTCTTTGAAGCACACAGCAGCAGCTCGATTTCATAGGAACCACCGTCTGATCAGCGATATCCTGAGTGAGGTGGTGGTGCCTGACGTGCGTTCAGTGGTCACTACGGCACGTATGCAAGTGCTCAAACGCCAGGTCCAGTCCCTCATGGTGCACCAG agGAAACTGGAGGCGGAGCTGCTGCAGATAGAGGACAGACATCAGGAGAAGAAGAGGCGGTTCCTCGAGTCCACCGATTCCTTTAACAACGAGCTCAAACGG ctgtgcaGTCTGAAGGTGGAGGTGGACATGGAGAAGTTGGCAGCAGAGATGGCAGCAGCCGAAGAAGCTGCGAGACGGAGGGTGGAGGAGAGGGAAAGGGAacgagagaaggaaagagagcgagagaaagagcgagagatgGAGGCAGAGAAGACTGAAAGAGCTACAGAGGAAGAGCAGCCGGGAGCGAGTGGACCAAACAGCAGCGAGCTGAACACAAGCACTGACAGCAAGGAGCAGGACAAACCCAGTCCAATGGAGACAG ATGAACCTCGTGCTGATGTGTCTGAGGGCCAGCAGGAGTGTGAGGAGCGCACAGTGGAGAAACCAGAGCAAGCAGAGAGTGGGCTAGATGAGGGGGCAAGCGACAGTAATCCTCCcctagagagagaaaacagcacAGAGTCTGCACCCTCTGACACTGCACCAGAGGAGAGAGCCCCTGCTGCCCCCCAGTAA